A part of Periophthalmus magnuspinnatus isolate fPerMag1 chromosome 19, fPerMag1.2.pri, whole genome shotgun sequence genomic DNA contains:
- the LOC117386997 gene encoding matrix-remodeling-associated protein 7-like isoform X2, producing MDASFVLAAVIFTLLAIVVATSMFTGTSPSSDYGRRAAGRVTEEESASPGKHNGHGPCSAPEPQPRKTAEFDWTEMSGSSHDHWDVVKNVQSEEEQLSTDLSRPPSSSSSGRGSYINLSDSELLKCAFPLSQTEGATESTDHRVDSNSSSFRYLPGKSRSHHFQMMMSKDELEEEQRVQRQQLAAIFQLLKNNQDTFGEVSQNDMDEQLKLYSI from the exons ATGGACGCGAGCTTCGTGTTAGCCGCTGTTATCTTCACTTTATTGGCCATTGTGGTCGCTACGTCGATGTTTACGGGCACTTCGCCGTCCTCGGACTACGGGCGGAGAGCGGCGGGCAGAGTGACCGAGGAGGAGAGCGCCTCCCCGGGCAAACACAACGGACACGGCCCCTGCTCTGCCCCGGAGCCTCAGCCCAGGAAAACCGCGGAGTTTGACTGGACTGAGATGAGCGGCAGCTCGCACGATCACTGGGACGTGGTCAAAAACGTGCAGTCG gaggaggagcagctgagCACAGACCTGTCCAGAcctccctccagctcctcctctgggcGGGGCTCCTACATCAACCTCTCAGACTCAGAGCTCCTCAAATGTGCTTTCCCCTTATCACAGACAGAGGGCGCCACAGAGAGCACAGACCACAGAG TGGACTCAAACTCGAGCAGTTTCCGGTATCTTCCTGGGAAGTCTCGGTCTCATCATTtccagatgatgatgtccaaagacgagctggaggaggagcagag AGTTCAGCGACAGCAGCTGGCGGCCATTTTCCAGCTCCTAAAGAACAATCAGGACACGTTTGGAGAAGTGTCACAGAACGACATGGACGAGCAGCTCAAACTCTACTCGATCTGA
- the LOC117386997 gene encoding uncharacterized protein LOC117386997 isoform X1: MDASFVLAAVIFTLLAIVVATSMFTGTSPSSDYGRRAAGRVTEEESASPGKHNGHGPCSAPEPQPRKTAEFDWTEMSGSSHDHWDVVKNVQSEEEQLSTDLSRPPSSSSSGRGSYINLSDSELLKCAFPLSQTEGATESTDHRDKVDSNSSSFRYLPGKSRSHHFQMMMSKDELEEEQRVQRQQLAAIFQLLKNNQDTFGEVSQNDMDEQLKLYSI, translated from the exons ATGGACGCGAGCTTCGTGTTAGCCGCTGTTATCTTCACTTTATTGGCCATTGTGGTCGCTACGTCGATGTTTACGGGCACTTCGCCGTCCTCGGACTACGGGCGGAGAGCGGCGGGCAGAGTGACCGAGGAGGAGAGCGCCTCCCCGGGCAAACACAACGGACACGGCCCCTGCTCTGCCCCGGAGCCTCAGCCCAGGAAAACCGCGGAGTTTGACTGGACTGAGATGAGCGGCAGCTCGCACGATCACTGGGACGTGGTCAAAAACGTGCAGTCG gaggaggagcagctgagCACAGACCTGTCCAGAcctccctccagctcctcctctgggcGGGGCTCCTACATCAACCTCTCAGACTCAGAGCTCCTCAAATGTGCTTTCCCCTTATCACAGACAGAGGGCGCCACAGAGAGCACAGACCACAGAG ACAAAGTGGACTCAAACTCGAGCAGTTTCCGGTATCTTCCTGGGAAGTCTCGGTCTCATCATTtccagatgatgatgtccaaagacgagctggaggaggagcagag AGTTCAGCGACAGCAGCTGGCGGCCATTTTCCAGCTCCTAAAGAACAATCAGGACACGTTTGGAGAAGTGTCACAGAACGACATGGACGAGCAGCTCAAACTCTACTCGATCTGA